A single genomic interval of Caldisericum sp. harbors:
- a CDS encoding Hsp20/alpha crystallin family protein — protein MARMYDPFEEIRRLEQEIDDIFSQFWRSAKPRLALPRKERGEIQPVETQIAFAPSVDVIEKDNEIVVKADLPGIDKKDVKIKVEPDAVTISGEVKKERKEKEENYFIEERVYGSFYRAIPLPAEVDPEKAQAKFENGVLEITLPKVETGKKTKEITLE, from the coding sequence ATGGCAAGAATGTACGATCCATTTGAAGAAATTAGAAGGCTTGAACAAGAAATTGACGACATCTTCTCTCAGTTCTGGAGAAGCGCAAAACCAAGATTAGCGCTTCCTCGAAAGGAGAGGGGTGAAATCCAACCTGTAGAAACTCAGATTGCCTTTGCTCCTTCAGTTGATGTAATTGAAAAAGATAACGAAATTGTAGTTAAAGCAGACCTTCCTGGAATTGACAAGAAGGATGTTAAGATAAAAGTTGAACCTGATGCTGTTACTATCTCCGGTGAAGTAAAGAAGGAGCGTAAGGAAAAGGAAGAGAACTACTTCATTGAAGAGCGTGTTTATGGTAGTTTCTACAGAGCAATACCGTTACCAGCAGAAGTTGACCCTGAAAAAGCACAGGCAAAATTCGAAAATGGTGTTCTTGAAATAACTCTTCCAAAGGTTGAAACTGGCAAGAAGACAAAAGAAATTACACTCGAGTAG
- a CDS encoding bile acid:sodium symporter has protein sequence MKKFNEFIESNSSFIITLGIPLGLLFPQFAILKPYLTYLLMLILFFTFLKLDFVDIIKVAKRVKLLIYAIILDLIILPLIVFAMLKIFKAQDFLLASLLLFSAVPAGVASASITDILGGDTILSTTIIIITHIIAPLTIPLLFYILLRKVIRVDYLNISLTLIKLIFLPLILSQAFKYTFKNLTAQIVKRNKIITTSILLLLGTTITAVNYNFIVKNPVSALGFILISIPIYILFMVIPFYLTPKLPMEERISIFATKAFMNVTIGVVLALSFLDAKASLVLTLAQIPWSLMIFPAQIFIRLNKNTPGNTGGK, from the coding sequence ATGAAAAAATTTAATGAATTTATAGAAAGCAATTCGTCATTCATAATAACGCTTGGAATTCCACTTGGGCTTCTGTTCCCGCAGTTTGCAATTCTAAAGCCTTATCTTACTTATCTATTAATGCTAATTCTTTTCTTTACATTTTTAAAACTCGACTTCGTAGATATCATTAAGGTTGCAAAAAGAGTGAAACTCCTCATCTATGCGATTATCTTGGACCTCATTATCCTTCCTCTTATCGTATTTGCAATGTTAAAAATATTCAAGGCACAAGACTTTCTCCTTGCTTCTCTTCTTCTATTCTCGGCTGTTCCTGCAGGCGTTGCATCTGCATCAATTACGGATATCCTCGGTGGAGATACAATTCTTTCAACAACGATCATTATAATTACGCACATAATTGCGCCCCTTACAATCCCACTTTTATTTTACATCCTTTTAAGAAAGGTGATTCGTGTTGATTACCTTAATATATCCCTAACGCTTATAAAACTCATATTTCTCCCCCTTATACTCTCGCAGGCATTCAAGTACACCTTTAAAAATCTAACAGCACAAATTGTAAAGAGAAACAAAATCATCACAACATCGATACTGCTTCTCCTTGGAACAACAATTACAGCAGTAAATTACAATTTCATAGTAAAAAATCCTGTTAGTGCATTAGGATTTATACTCATCTCAATTCCAATCTATATCTTGTTTATGGTAATTCCTTTCTATTTAACACCTAAACTTCCAATGGAAGAGCGTATTTCTATCTTTGCAACAAAAGCTTTTATGAATGTTACAATTGGCGTTGTGCTTGCGCTTTCTTTCCTTGATGCAAAGGCATCACTTGTGCTTACACTTGCGCAGATCCCCTGGTCTTTAATGATTTTTCCTGCACAGATTTTTATAAGGCTAAATAAAAATACCCCCGGAAATACCGGGGGCAAATGA
- the rpsO gene encoding 30S ribosomal protein S15 — translation MITKEQKEEIFKKFGRHEGDTGSPEVQIALLTLRINNLTEHLKQFKKDFASRRGLFKLVGERRKLLTYLKETDKERYERIVKELNLRA, via the coding sequence ATGATTACAAAAGAACAAAAAGAAGAAATTTTTAAAAAGTTTGGTCGTCATGAAGGCGACACTGGCTCTCCTGAAGTGCAGATTGCACTTCTCACTTTGAGGATTAACAACCTTACAGAGCATTTGAAGCAATTCAAGAAGGACTTTGCATCCAGAAGAGGTCTTTTCAAGCTTGTCGGTGAAAGAAGGAAACTCCTCACCTACCTTAAAGAAACTGACAAAGAGCGTTATGAGAGAATTGTTAAAGAATTGAATTTAAGAGCATAA